Below is a genomic region from [Chlorobium] sp. 445.
GGCAGTATTGAGCAAGGCACCACGCTTTCTGATCACGCTCCCGATGAAATCGCCCGCCAGCATAGCGTCAACTCAAGTTTGATAAATGGCACATGGCAAAATGGGGATGGCAACATCTACAAAATTAATTTTATTGATACACCCGGCTTTGCAGATTTTCACGGCGATGTCAAGTCTGCCATTCGTGTTGCCGATACCGTGCTTATCACGGTCAATGCAACAACTGGCGTTGAAGTCGGCACAGAAATGGTCTGGGAGTACGCCAAAGAATACTACAAACCCACCGTCTTTGTCATCACGAAGTTAGATAACGACCGAGCAGATTATGAAGGTGTTTTGGAGCAGTTGCGTGAACGATTCGGTCATCAAGTCGCTCCTGTTCAATTTCCTGCCGAAGAAGGTCTTGGACATCATTTGCTGATTGATGTGCTGCGCATGGTAGAATTTGAATTTACGCCCGATAGACTTGGTGCAGTCACTGAACGTCCCATTCAAGACCTTTATCGCAAACGCGCCGTCTTACATCATCAAGAACTTGTCGAAAGCGTAGCTGAGAGCGACGATAGCTTGATGGAAAAATTCTTTGAAGAAGGCGGCTCACTTACTGAAGCTGAATTAAGAGACGGCATCAAACATGCACTCGTTACACGCACGCTCTTTCCTGTCTTTTGTGCGTCGCCAGTGCATCTCATTGGAGTCGAGCGCTTGCTGGATGCAATTGTTCATCTCTTTCCCTCACCGATTGAACGCGGTCCTGAACATGCACGTCGCTTGCATTCCAATGCAGAATATCTTGTTGAGCCTAACCCTGATGCAGAGACAGTAGCATTTGTCTTCAAGAGCGTCTCTGAACCGCATATTGGCGAGCTGTCTTTCTTGCGCATTTATTCAGGGCATATTGAAAGCGGGCATGAACTTATCAATGCACATACTGGCCAACTCGAAAAGTTAGGTCAGATTTACACGATGGTCGGCAAAGAACGCAAGGCGGTCGACAAACTTCTTGCAGGCGATATTGGCGTGGTGCTCAAACTCAGAGATACGCACACAAATGACACCCTTGCCGATAAGGGCGTCGACTATGTCATTACACCGATTTCGTTCCCAGAGCCACTCACCGACATTGCTATCAAACCCAAAGCCAAAGGTGATGAGGAGCGAATTTCCTCAGGCTTGTATCACTTGCATGAAGAAGATCCGAGTTTCCGTATCACACGCGATGAAGAATTTGGACAGACGATTCTTTCTGGACTTGGCGATCTTCATTTAGAGACAATTATTCGTCGGTTGCGTGAAAAATTTGGCGTTGAGCTCGAGTCGTCGCCGCCGCGTGTGCCGTATCGGGAAACCATTCGCGCTGTGGCTAAAGCGCAAGGCAAGTATAAGAAGCAATCGGGCGGACGTGGTCAGTATGGAGATGTATGGTTGCGCATTGAGCCGCTGCCACGTGGCAGTCAGTTTGTGTTCGAGTCCGAAGTTGTCGGTGGCGTTGTGCCCACGCGCTTTTTACCTGCAGTGCAAAAGGGCGTTGAAGAAACTCTTCAAAAAGGTTTGTTAGCCGGTTTTCCTATCGTTGATGTTAAAGTGGTGCCTTACGATGGGTCGCATCACCCTGTTGATAGTTCCGAGTTTTCCTTCAAGGTGGCCGCAAGTATGGCGTTCAAGGCGGCTTTTGAAAAAGCTAAACCGACTTTACTTGAACCGATTTACAAGGTTACGGTCTTTACGCCAGAAGCGTTCACGGGTGAAATTATGGGTGATCTTTCCAGTCGCAGAGGCAAAATTTTAGGCATGGAAAGCGATGGTGCCCTTCAACGCTTGCAAGCGCTTGTTCCGCTTGCCGAACTCTACGGCTATCAATCTGCACTGAACCGCATCACGCAAGGACGCGCACATTTTGTGCGCGAATTCCACGGCTATGAGGAAGTGCCAAGTGAGATCGTCCAGAAATTAGTCAAGGAATTTAAGCCGGTTGAAGTAGCTTAACCTCCACAAGCCGACACTCGTATATTTCTGCAGCGCACCTGAACTTGCTGGGTCAGATGCGCTGTTTTTGTTACGCTTTGCTGTATGCTTTGTTGAGGCAGCGTGCTATTTGAACCAGTCACAAGACCGATGTATTTTCGTGCAGCACGATGCACTCTTCCACAGGCGTACTTTTGTCGCACTTTTGTCAGAGCGTTAGCGTTTCCATACATTTTGGAACCTTGCGCTGCACTGACAAAGTTTCTGAGAAAAGAGCCAAATTAAAAACGGCATAAATTTTGACTATCGTATTCTGGAGAAGTTATGGCACGAGAACTTACTGAACGCGAAAAAGAAGTCCTCGGGTTGATTATTCAGAACTTTATTTTAACCGCCACACCGGTGGGGTCTCGCTTTCTTTCGAAGCGCTCGGATTTAGGCTTATCCGATGCCACAATTCGCAATGTGATGGCGGACTTAGAGGAGGAAGGCTACATTACCCATCCGCATACATCGGCTGGGCGTGTGCCTACTGATAAGGGCTATCGGCTTTATGTCAGTTCCATGATGCGCGTCGGTACACTCTCGCACACTGAGCGCGCCAAAATCGACCAGAATATCGAGCAGATTGTCGCCACCGCGCAAGACTCGGATGACATTCTGCGCGAATCTTCAAGAATCTTGGGCAAAATCTCGCGGCAAATCGGTATTGTGCTCTCGCCCAAACTCTCTAAGGGCGTCTTTGAGAAGCTCGAAATCGTCTCGCTCTCGTCAAATAAAATTATGGTGATTATCTCGATTCAATCGGGACTTGTCAAGACGATTGTGCTCGAGGCGCACTCCGATGTGCCGCGCTCAAAGCTCGATGCACTTGCCCAGATGCTCAACGAGCGTCTTTCAGGCTTGACGCTCGAGGAAATTCGCCAGAGTTTTCCAGAACGCATCGCAGATTGTACTGACGACACTGGTCTTATTCGTGTCTTTATTGATTCAGCTGAACGTCTTTTTGACAATCCACCTGATACCGATAGGCTGCATGTTGCTGGCACAGAAAATATCTTAGCCTATCCTGAATTTGAAAAGCGCGAAAAAATTCGGGGCATCATTGAACTTATTGAAAATGAAAACGTTATCGTTCATCTCTTAGAAGAAGTAGGGTCGGCAGACACTAGCAGTACTATTGAGGGTGTCTCGATTCGCATCGGGAAGGAAAATCACGATAGCAAAATGAAAGAGTGCAGCATTGTCACCGCTCAATATAGCGTTGGCAATGCCGTTGGTACAGTGGGCGTTATTGGTCCAACCCGCATGGATTATAGCAAAGTCGTGCGTGTGATTAACTACATGGCTAAACGTCTTTCTGCGACTTTGACACAAATCTGATGCGGCTTGAACTAAAACATTTTCTTGCAGTTGTAAGATTTACTTGGAGTTGTTACGACTTTGACTTCAACACTTTAAACCTGACCTTCTATGCCAGAAGAAACAAAACAAGATGAAGTAAAACAAGAACAAGAAGACATCAGTTTGCAAGAGCAACCTTCGCAGCAGAATGCAGATGACGCCACAGCGATGCAAGCCAAGACAGAAACGCCATCTTTAGAGGCACGTCTTGCTGCACTTGAAGCTGAGCGGGATGAATATAAAGATTTGCTGCTTCGCAAAGCTGCGGAGTTTGAGAACTTTCGCCGTCAAAAAGAGCGCGAGATGAGCGCACTCATTAAGTTTGCCGATAAAAATCTCATCAAACAGATTCTTCCTATCCTTGACGACTTAGAGCGCATTATCACTAATAGTGAAAAGTTTTTAGCTAATCATCCTGATGCTAAGCTCTATGTCGATGGGGTCAAGTTGGTGCATCAAAAAATGCTCAAGATCTTAGAAACGCGTCAAGTCAAGCGCATGGAAACCTTAGGCAAAAAGTTTGACCACAATTTTCACGAAGCGCTTACGCAAATGCCAAAGGCTGACCTTGAGCCTGACATTATCGTAGAAGAATTTGAAGCAGGTTACACCATGCACGATGAAGTGATTCGTCATGCGAAAGTGGTTGTCTCAAAACCCGTAGAATAACCTAACTATCGACAGGTATGAAGCGCGATTACTATGAAGTGTTGGGTGTAAAGCGTGGCGCAAGTCTTGATGAAATCAAGAAGTCGTATCGCAAATTAGCGATGCAGTATCACCCTGACCGCAATCCGGGTGATAAATCTGCTGAGGAGAAGTTCAAAGAGATCAATGAGGCTTACGAAGTACTAAGCGATGAGACTAAGCGCCGCCGTTATGATCAATTTGGACATGCAGGCGTTGGCACATCTGCGGCATCAGATGGCAATCCGTTTGCTGGTCGGGCTCAAGATATGAGCGATATTTTCAGTGCATTTAGCGATATCTTCGGTGGCTTTAGCACAGGCTCTCAATTCGAAGATATTTTAGGTAGCTCGACACGCTCGCGCTCGCAACGCCGCCGCTCTGCTGGTATTCCTGGCTCTGACCTTAAACTCAAACTCAAACTTACGCTCGAAGAAATCGCTACTGGTGTCGAAAAGACACTCAAAATTAAAAAGTTGGTCAAGTGCGAAGCCTGCAACGGCACCGGCTCCAAGAATGGTCAGTATGATGTCTGTCCAACCTGCCAAGGCACTGGCGAAGTGCGTCAAGTCTCGCGTACCATGTTCGGACAATTTGTTAGTGTTACGACTTGCCCCACCTGTCAAGGTGAAGGGCGTGTGGTGCGCGACAAATGCCCTGTTTGCCAAGGTGAAGGACGCGTGCAAGGCGAGGTTACAATCAAAGTCAATATCCCCGCTGGTGTTGCCGATGGAAACTATATTCCACTACGCGGGCAAGGCAATGCCGGGATTCGTGGCGGCGCACCAGGCGATTTACTTGTTATCATTGAAGAATTGCCACATGAACACTTTACGCGACAAGATGATGACATTCTGCACGACCTTTTTATCAGTTTCCCTGATGCCGTCTTGGGCGCCAGGGTTGAAGTACCCACTCTGGACGGTAAAGAAACGATTGAGATTCCACCGGGTACACCAGCTGGTAAAATCATTCGACTCTACGGCAAAGGTATCGGTCATCTGAATGCTTCAGGCAGAGGCGATGAACTCGTGCGCATCAACATCCACATTCCGACGAAACTTTCAGCACATGACCGAGAACTTCTTCGTCAACTTCAAAAATCAGAGGCTTTTTCACCAAAGAGCAGCAAAAGTTTTTTGAAAGAGCTAAAGATATTTTCGGCTGAATGTGCAGCTCAGTTTAATTTAGATACATGCTGCGCTTATACAGGCTTATCTTCTATCCCCCTCTCTCCTGTTGGAGAGATTGCTTCATAGAGGGATTGACGGGATTGAAGAAAGTACGCAACCGAACTTCGTTCACATTTAATTTCTTATCAATGATTGCTGTTGGTTCTCTTGCTCCTGATTTTTCCTTGCCCGATGAAACAGGCGCTATGCATTCGCTCTCGAGTTATCGCGGCAAAAAAGTCATGCTGATTTTTTACCCTGGCGATAACACACCAATTTGCACCTCTCAACTGTGCACCTATCGTGATAATTTCGAGAAGTTTCAAGCGCGTGGAATTGTCGTCTTAGGCATCAGCACAGATAGCGTTGCATCGCATCAAAGTTTTGCCAATAAGTTTTCGTTTCCCTTTCCGCTGCTGTCTGATAAAGACAAAATCGTGCACCAACTCTACGACACACTCGGGTTCTTAGGTCTGCCTCAGCGCGCTTATGTTGTGATTGACGAATCAGGTAAAGTTATTGTCTCGTTTGCGGAAACCTTACCTGTGTTTTTTCGCACACCTGATGAATTGCTTGCTCAAATTGATACAGCTAACGCCTCTGAGCAATGATGACATTGCGATGTTGTTTTCTTTTCTTTGCGCTTATGCTCTCGGTTTCTTCTTTTGCAACTCCACCTTACGCGTTGCCGCTGAGTTCTTTTGAGTTGCACACAGATTCGCTCCATGCTCACGTTTCGCTCGAGCATCAAATCGATTCGCTTCATCAGCGTCTTGCACAAGCCTCCAGCGACTCACTGAAATTTCCGCTTCGGCTTGCGCTTGCTGAACTTTACATTTTTCACTCCTTCAAGCATCATGATGACGATGCGTTTCGACAGGCTGAATTGGACAAAGCCTTGATTTTGATCCACGATGCACAGCGCTATCACAAAACCCCTACTTCCCGTGCGCTTGAATGTGCTGCACTTTTGGAGCGTGCGCGTTTTCAACCTCGCTCTGAGGCGATTCTCACGCTTGATATGTGCCAAAAAGAACTGGCTGATATTTTGAGAGAAAATACCCTGCACCCTTTGGCATTGACGCTATATGGCGCGCTTGGCGTTGAACTTGGGAAAATTCCTGCGGTACAGCGCCTTTTTGCCAGTTGGTTTTATCGCCCCATTCCAACTGAGCCGCCGATTCAGCGTGCACTTCTTTATCTTTTGCAAGCTAAACTCTTGGGTCAATACCGCGCGTTCGTCTACTGGAAACTTGGCGAAGCATATATGCAAGTGCGCAACGCGCGTGATGTAGTTACCTCACTTCGCACATGCCTCGAGCTGCCTGAAGAGTATCCCTACTTTGACACGTATTGCAAATCCCAAGCACGCTTGCTCTTGGAGCAGTATCTTGCCGCTCGTAAATCACGATAATAGGCTTTTGTTCTATGCGATTGTCCAACACCACTCGCTCCTCTGCGCTACTGCTTGCACTTGATTATGTGTTTATTTTGCGCCCAACGCATTTTTTCCCACTGTGGGCAACTTTTTTGCTGGCTATGTTACAGCAAGCCAGAGCCCAGTGTTTTCAACCTCGCCCTTTCCATTTTTAGCTTTTTTAGTTTCCACTTTCACAGCTGGACATATTTATCTCTTTAATCAAATTGCGGATGTAGAAACTGATCGCATCAACCGCAAACTTTTCATCTTAGCCGATGGCTATGTTCGCTTGCCTGTGATTTGGGCAGAAGGCATCGTGCTGGTGCTGCTTTCACTTGGATTGGCATGGCTGATTTCACTTGAATTTTTTCTTACTGTACTTTTTTCAACTGCCCTTGGTCTTTCTTACACATTCTTAGGTTTTATGAATCGCCCGATTCTTTCACTCGTGATGAATAGTGTTGGTGGCGCGGTCACATTTGTTGCAGGTGTCTATGCGGTTGAACCCAGTACGCTGGCGGCACGCGGGATTTCGTTCTGGGAGATTCTCTTTTGGTCGCTGCCACATCTGCTTGCCTATGCTGCAGTTTCAGCTTTAGTTACCTTGCCTGATATGGATGGTGATGCACAATGCGGCAAGCAAACCGTAGCTCTTGAGTATGGGGTTCGTTGGACACTGCAGTTTGCGTTTCTTGCAGATGCGCTCGCGCTGCTCTTGTCGCTGCTGACACTGAATTTGCACTGCATCTTCACGATTGGGGTTGCGGCACTCTGTTCCTTACCACTCTTTTGGTACGCCGCGCGGCACCAAGATGCCTCAATTTGCTCCTGTGAAGTATTCTATGCTGGCTCTAACTCTCTCGGTATCAATTTTTCTGCCGCCGCTGCTTTTACTTGTTAGCTTGAACTTTCTTGCTTGCAAAGCTTACTATCGCTCCCGCTTTGGAGTAAATTATCCAAACTTTCAAAGCATGCCCTCTGTCTCAAGTGCCTTGCGCGACTGAACCTTCTCTTGTGTCCCCTCTTTCGGGTGAACTTTCTCCACTTTGGCGCTGCAGCGTAGTAAACTTTCTCCAGTGTAGCACTCCTCCTCCCACATTTCTATGTACTTAAACTTTTAGAGTGTTTATTGGCACGAATTTTGATTGCAGGTAGGGTTGAAGATTTGGTCGGTAAATTCAGAATACTTATAATGCTTTTGTTAGATTAAACTTTCGTTCTGACTTTTAAGTCAGATGTTTAACTTAAATAGCCCTGACGATGATTGACTACAAGAAAATTAAAAAGGCACTTAAAAAGGCACTTAAAGCCGTTGAGCAAATGGAGATGCTCGATATTCTGATGCGAGCTCAAGCCAGCGGACATCTGCCACCGACCGCCACGCAACTTTTTGCACAGGAATTTGCTCAAGCTAGCCACCTTCTTAATCAAGC
It encodes:
- the dnaJ gene encoding molecular chaperone DnaJ, with product MKRDYYEVLGVKRGASLDEIKKSYRKLAMQYHPDRNPGDKSAEEKFKEINEAYEVLSDETKRRRYDQFGHAGVGTSAASDGNPFAGRAQDMSDIFSAFSDIFGGFSTGSQFEDILGSSTRSRSQRRRSAGIPGSDLKLKLKLTLEEIATGVEKTLKIKKLVKCEACNGTGSKNGQYDVCPTCQGTGEVRQVSRTMFGQFVSVTTCPTCQGEGRVVRDKCPVCQGEGRVQGEVTIKVNIPAGVADGNYIPLRGQGNAGIRGGAPGDLLVIIEELPHEHFTRQDDDILHDLFISFPDAVLGARVEVPTLDGKETIEIPPGTPAGKIIRLYGKGIGHLNASGRGDELVRINIHIPTKLSAHDRELLRQLQKSEAFSPKSSKSFLKELKIFSAECAAQFNLDTCCAYTGLSSIPLSPVGEIAS
- a CDS encoding peroxiredoxin — protein: MIAVGSLAPDFSLPDETGAMHSLSSYRGKKVMLIFYPGDNTPICTSQLCTYRDNFEKFQARGIVVLGISTDSVASHQSFANKFSFPFPLLSDKDKIVHQLYDTLGFLGLPQRAYVVIDESGKVIVSFAETLPVFFRTPDELLAQIDTANASEQ
- the grpE gene encoding nucleotide exchange factor GrpE; amino-acid sequence: MPEETKQDEVKQEQEDISLQEQPSQQNADDATAMQAKTETPSLEARLAALEAERDEYKDLLLRKAAEFENFRRQKEREMSALIKFADKNLIKQILPILDDLERIITNSEKFLANHPDAKLYVDGVKLVHQKMLKILETRQVKRMETLGKKFDHNFHEALTQMPKADLEPDIIVEEFEAGYTMHDEVIRHAKVVVSKPVE
- the hrcA gene encoding heat-inducible transcription repressor HrcA, giving the protein MARELTEREKEVLGLIIQNFILTATPVGSRFLSKRSDLGLSDATIRNVMADLEEEGYITHPHTSAGRVPTDKGYRLYVSSMMRVGTLSHTERAKIDQNIEQIVATAQDSDDILRESSRILGKISRQIGIVLSPKLSKGVFEKLEIVSLSSNKIMVIISIQSGLVKTIVLEAHSDVPRSKLDALAQMLNERLSGLTLEEIRQSFPERIADCTDDTGLIRVFIDSAERLFDNPPDTDRLHVAGTENILAYPEFEKREKIRGIIELIENENVIVHLLEEVGSADTSSTIEGVSIRIGKENHDSKMKECSIVTAQYSVGNAVGTVGVIGPTRMDYSKVVRVINYMAKRLSATLTQI
- the fusA gene encoding elongation factor G (EF-G; promotes GTP-dependent translocation of the ribosome during translation; many organisms have multiple copies of this gene), producing the protein MMTYQPQFIRNVAVAGHAGSGKTMLTEALAYALGLIKRIGSIEQGTTLSDHAPDEIARQHSVNSSLINGTWQNGDGNIYKINFIDTPGFADFHGDVKSAIRVADTVLITVNATTGVEVGTEMVWEYAKEYYKPTVFVITKLDNDRADYEGVLEQLRERFGHQVAPVQFPAEEGLGHHLLIDVLRMVEFEFTPDRLGAVTERPIQDLYRKRAVLHHQELVESVAESDDSLMEKFFEEGGSLTEAELRDGIKHALVTRTLFPVFCASPVHLIGVERLLDAIVHLFPSPIERGPEHARRLHSNAEYLVEPNPDAETVAFVFKSVSEPHIGELSFLRIYSGHIESGHELINAHTGQLEKLGQIYTMVGKERKAVDKLLAGDIGVVLKLRDTHTNDTLADKGVDYVITPISFPEPLTDIAIKPKAKGDEERISSGLYHLHEEDPSFRITRDEEFGQTILSGLGDLHLETIIRRLREKFGVELESSPPRVPYRETIRAVAKAQGKYKKQSGGRGQYGDVWLRIEPLPRGSQFVFESEVVGGVVPTRFLPAVQKGVEETLQKGLLAGFPIVDVKVVPYDGSHHPVDSSEFSFKVAASMAFKAAFEKAKPTLLEPIYKVTVFTPEAFTGEIMGDLSSRRGKILGMESDGALQRLQALVPLAELYGYQSALNRITQGRAHFVREFHGYEEVPSEIVQKLVKEFKPVEVA